Part of the Rhodococcus sp. OK302 genome is shown below.
CGTCATACGCCCGTCGCTGACCGCATACACCCGTTGCGAGCGGAGTATCCAAATCAATTTCGATAGGACGCTCACGTTCCAAGGCAACAGCCTCGACAACAGTCAACAACGTCACAGCTTCCGAGGACGCTGCGGCATCACAGACAGCGTCCACCGCAGCAAGAACTCGGCGATGCGACCGTCTAGTTGTCAGCACGCCTCACACACCTCTTCCGGACCGGGGAGCCAAGAATTCAGCTCGTGCGGCAACCAACCGCGCCTTCTGCACGGACGCACCTCGGAAGGTCAATGCTCCCGCACCGGCGGCAACCAACGCCATTCCGGCGACACCGCCCACCACTGCAGCAGCATTCTGAATCGGAGGCAATCCGTGTGTGAAGACCATGGGCAGAGCCTGGGGATCGGAGCCGGCTGCCGAGACCGCAACATTCGGCGAAACTGGTTGCTGCGGAACAACGATCGGTACCGGTGCAGCCAAAACCTCGGGAGCTGCCGGTGTTACACCCAATGCGGACGCAGGTCCGCCGGCAGGCGCCGGCGCAGGCCCTCCACCATTCGCGGACGGACCTTGCGGGTTGTCCGGTCCAGCAGGCGCAACCGCAGCAGAAGATTCATCGGACTGTTCCGAACTTGTCGACGCCTCGGATTCCGAAGAGACAGGTGAACTGCTCGAAGACTTGTCTCCCGGGCCGTTCGTCACCGGAGGCACGATCGGATCCTCGGTTGTCGTCGTAACCTCTGGATCCGTCGTGGTCGTCGTAACCTCCGGATCCGTCGTGGTCGTCGCAACCTCCGGATCCTCGGTTGTCGTCGTAACCTCCGGATCCGTCGTGGTCGTCGTAACCTCCGGATTCTCGGTGGTCGTCGTAACCTCCGGATTCTCGGTGGTCGTCGTAACCTCCGGATTCTCGGTGGTCGTCGTAACTTCCGGCTCGGTCGTAGTCGTCGTCACTACCGGAGTCGTTGTCGTCGTCACTACCGGAGTGGTTGTCGTCGTCACTACCGGAGTGGTCGTTGTCGGGCAGTGGTGGTGGCAATTATTGTTGCCGCCGCCGGTGTTGTTGCCTCCACCGTTGTTGCCCTCACCGGTGTTGTTGCCGCCACCGTTGTTGCCCTCACCGGTGTTGTTGCCGCCGCCGTTGTTGGCGCCTGCAAGGGGAACAACGTCACCAAGGGGAACAACGTCATCTCCGCTGATGGTCTCGTTTACACCGGGTTGGGCAGAAACCATGGCTGGATACACGGAAACAGCAAGGAACCCCATCCCCGTCAGACACAACCCAGCTACAAGCGTCATGGCTAGCCGTCGTGGCTGGCTCATCGGTTTCCTCCCCGAAAAATACGTTCTAGCTGCATGCAACTGTGCTTCGAACCACTGTACTTATCGCTGTCACCCAAGCATCGTTACATGCCTAGAAAATAGCTGAACCAGGGAATCATGCCTCAACCGGCGGGAGAGTGGATCGAATTTGACCTTAATCCGGGTATGACACAGCACACGTTCACCACATTCTCCGCGAGACAGTCCGCTTTGTCGACCAACTGTCCGGATGAGAAAAGGTCCCCCGACGCTTGTCGGAGGACCTGATTCTTGCTCGAGCTGATATTGATATTCGGTGGAGCTGAGGGGAATCGAACCCCTGACCTCTTCGATGCGAACGAAGCGCGCTACCAACTGCGCCACAGCCCCGTGCTACCGCCTCGGCGGTTGCTCGGCAACTCTAGCAGGACCGAATCCGGCCCCTCGAATTACCGCCTCCGAGATGGTGGACGATTTACTGCCCGGATGCTCGACGCATCTCCGCCTGCCTGGGCATTTCCTCGTAGTGATCAAGGTGGTCGAAAGCCGGGTCACCATCGTCGACTTCGAGTACAACTGCACCCGGACGCTTCAGTCTGGCCGGGATCAGTCGAAGTTCTTCGTCGGTGTGGGACTCAACGCCCAGACGGGAGCGGTTGAGCCGTTCGGTCCGTCGACGACGGATTTCCTGCTCGATCCGCACTTGCCGGCGCAGATACGCGAGATAGCCGCCGAGACCCGCGAACGAGAGAGCGCACAGCCACCCCACGATCGGCGAGACGATCAGTGCAAGAGCACCGGCCATGATTGCGAGGAAAGCCAAACCGAGGAGTGTGCGCTGCCGAAACGTGTAGCGCGCTTCTCGGGCGATCGCGTCGGCCTCGGGGTCAAATCCACCGCGACCGCGTCGGACAGGCACAAAATCCCTGACCGGGGCGCGAGCGCCCGCGTAGTCGTCATCTTCTGCGTGAGTGTCCATCTGGTCCTCCGCGTCGTAGCTGCTTCGCATTGGTTCGGGTTGCCAAGTCGGATCGCTTCGATGTCCGGCTGCTGGTCCACGTCGCACAGGATTACTGTCGCCGCGATGTAGTACGCGAGTCGCGAGTGCTGCTTCGCTGGTCTGGCGAATCCTGGGGCGCTTGTTCACGAGCATCGGCACCAGAACGAACAACCAGACGGCCACGAGCCCGATCCACACGAATGAACTAGGCATGCCGCGACCTCCTTACGATCACCTACCAGCACCTATGCCAGCCGTTGATGCTTTCAGGTTAACGGCCGACGCCTTCGCATCGTTGCCGACGCGCCGAACCCCACCTTACTCATGTGTCACACGCGTACCGAACCGAACTGCCCGATCCGCCGGAATTCCTTTGTCCGAAAGTTGAATTCGCAACGACTATTACTGAGCGTTATGTCCGGTTACCGATGAGGTAACTGTCGTTTAACTGAGGTTTTCATGCCCACGACGCGCGGCCGGCGCGAACGAGTCGATCAACAACTGTGATGGGAATCTCTTCTACCGTCATCCCGACCAGGACATGATCACGCCATTGCCCGTCGACATCGAGGTACCGACGGAGCAAGCCTTCCTCACGGAAACCGGCATTGTGGAGCACGGCCCGACTCGACGAATTCTCCGGACGGACAGTGGCCTCGACCCGGTGCAACCCGACCCGCGAAAACGCGTGATCGAGAGTGAGAGCCACCGCTGCCGTCGCAACACCGCCACCGGTGACATCGGAAGCGACCCAGTAGCCCACCCAAGCCGAGCACAATGCGCCCCGAACGATGTTGCCGATGGTGATCTGACCGCAGTAGTTGCCGTCCAGTTCGATCACCAGCGGCAGAATCCGGCCTTTGCGTGCCTCGGACCGCAAACTTCCACACAGCGACGGCCAGACCGTGACGTGATGACGCGCATCCCACGGAGACTCACCAGTCGGTTCCCACGGCTCGAGATGCTCCCGGTCGCGAATTCTCAATCGGCTCCAAGTGGACGCGTCACGCAGCCGAATCGGCCGGAGCGTCACAACTCCGGCAGACACCCGAAGCGGACCCAACTTTTCCGGCCATCCAGGATGGACTGACATCACACCTCACTGGGTTGAAGGGCCGACACCGCGACGGGTTGAAGGGCCGACACCGCGACGGGTTGAAGGGCCGACACCGCGACGGGTCGAAGCGATTCACCCACGCTGGGCGAGAAACGCTACGTCGACGATTTCACCGATCTGAACTTCCGTGACATCTCGATCGACAAGCACCAGGCAATTGGCTTCGGCCAACGTCGCCAGCAGGTGCGATGACGCTCCGGCTGCGCCGCCGAGCGCCTGGACCAGGTACTCCCCCGTCGCTTCGTCGCGCATCAACTGTCCGCGGAGGAAGCCCTTGCGATCCGCAATCGACGTAATGGTGCCCACCGACCGGGCTTTCACGATGCGGCGCATCGGCTGACGACGTCCCAGCGCGATGCGAATGAGCGGCCGAACCATGACCTCGAAAACCACGAGCGCGCTCACGGGATTCGAGGGTAGGAGGAACGTCGGGACCTCGTCGCGGCCCAACTGTCCGAAACCTTGCACGGACCCCGGGTGCATCGCGACGCGCTCGACTTCGAGCGAGCCCAGTTCCGACAGCGCTTCCCGAACCTCGTCGGAAGCGCCACCCCCGACAGCACCGGCGATGACCACGATCTCGGACCGAATCAGCTGCCCCTCGACAACCTCACGCAACCGTCGCGCGTCGGATCCGGCAATACCCACACGGTTCACGTCTGCGCCGGCATCGCGAGCAGCCGCAGCCAGCGCGTACGAATTTACGTCGTACACCTGACCGGGGCCGGGAGTGCGATCGATGTCCACCAACTCGCCGCCGACACTGATGACCGAGAGCCGCGGGCGCGGGTGAACAAGAACCTTGTCCCGGCCCACGGCGGCC
Proteins encoded:
- a CDS encoding GNAT family N-acetyltransferase; translated protein: MSVHPGWPEKLGPLRVSAGVVTLRPIRLRDASTWSRLRIRDREHLEPWEPTGESPWDARHHVTVWPSLCGSLRSEARKGRILPLVIELDGNYCGQITIGNIVRGALCSAWVGYWVASDVTGGGVATAAVALTLDHAFSRVGLHRVEATVRPENSSSRAVLHNAGFREEGLLRRYLDVDGQWRDHVLVGMTVEEIPITVVDRLVRAGRASWA
- the glp gene encoding molybdotransferase-like divisome protein Glp, with product MRSVEEQQTRVTAAAVAPRPVRVAISEAQGLLCAEEVVTERPLPGFDQAAIDGYAVRSVDVAGAGTDLRGDDGEPIDLNLPVVGEVTAGSRQPIRLQPRQAVRVDTGAPLPTLADAVLPLEHTDGGRARVRVFQPVRSGDYVRRAGDDVQPGDVAVRSGTIIGAAQVGLLAAVGRDKVLVHPRPRLSVISVGGELVDIDRTPGPGQVYDVNSYALAAAARDAGADVNRVGIAGSDARRLREVVEGQLIRSEIVVIAGAVGGGASDEVREALSELGSLEVERVAMHPGSVQGFGQLGRDEVPTFLLPSNPVSALVVFEVMVRPLIRIALGRRQPMRRIVKARSVGTITSIADRKGFLRGQLMRDEATGEYLVQALGGAAGASSHLLATLAEANCLVLVDRDVTEVQIGEIVDVAFLAQRG
- the sepX gene encoding divisome protein SepX/GlpR, which encodes MPSSFVWIGLVAVWLFVLVPMLVNKRPRIRQTSEAALATRVLHRGDSNPVRRGPAAGHRSDPTWQPEPMRSSYDAEDQMDTHAEDDDYAGARAPVRDFVPVRRGRGGFDPEADAIAREARYTFRQRTLLGLAFLAIMAGALALIVSPIVGWLCALSFAGLGGYLAYLRRQVRIEQEIRRRRTERLNRSRLGVESHTDEELRLIPARLKRPGAVVLEVDDGDPAFDHLDHYEEMPRQAEMRRASGQ